A genomic segment from Fusarium keratoplasticum isolate Fu6.1 chromosome 10, whole genome shotgun sequence encodes:
- a CDS encoding Rab-GAP TBC domain-containing protein — MDPAMDNPRRGDPPAQSPSPLVSGRQTPAAISRTSSSSLNSRSRSGSYAGSSHDRSQDDALSDPKAAEILDACRWKDIGRLRSLAEARGGFLSDVLRRQAWPILLGLDAPSSCQEDLASSQDASADWKELPRHRDEDQVQLDVNRSFIYYPNNVSDAELSLHKSELSSLITEVLRRYPYLCYFQGYHDISQVLLLVLAPPWRARVLARLSVLRIRDFMLPNLGPTTAQLRLLPDILHAADPKLRRHLSGVEPFYALAGTLTMYAHNIEGYRDIVRLFDVFLAREPVFSVYVFAQIILDRRREIFEIDEPDMLHVILGKVPSKMDLDELVVKSAQLFERHPPETLRYWRQISDSSALKTARDVEACARQTMEDGEELFEEQLQELQWAEMQDRIKSALWSYRRPAKAIGMALMVGALAIYLRRNPAIMHQTAAFFSR, encoded by the exons ATGGACCCAGCCATGGACAATCCCCGTCGAGGAGATCCCCCAGCGCAATCGCCGTCGCCCTTGGTCAGCGGCCGCCAGACTCCGGCCGCCATCAGTcgcaccagcagcagcagcctcaactcCAGGTCAAGATCGGGATCATATGCCGGCTCCAGCCACGACCGCAGCCAAGACGATGCCTTGTCGGATCCCAAAGCCGCCGAGATTCTCGACGCCTGCAGATGGAAAGACATTGGCCGTCTGCGATCCCTAGCTGAAGCCAGAGGTGGATTCCTGTCGGATGTCTTGCGCAGGCAAGCCT GGCCCATATTGCTCGGTCTCGATGCCCCTTCTAGTTGCCAAGAGGATCTAGCCTCGTCACAAGATGCCTCTGCAGACTGGAAAGAATTGCCTCGTCATCGCGATGAAGATCAGGTTCAGCTTGACGTCAACCGTTCTTTCATTTACTACCCAAACA ATGTGTCCGATGCAGAGTTGAGTCTGCACAAGTCAGAGCTATCCTCCCTCATCACCGAAGTTCTCCGTCGGTACCCTTACTTGTGCTATTTCCAAGGCTATCACGATATTTCCCAGGTCTtgttgctggtgctggcacCGCCATGGAGGGCTCGTGTGCTTGCCCGCCTCTCCGTCCTGAGGATACGTGACTTCATGCTGCCGAATCTGGGCCCAACAACCGCTCAACTACGCCTTCTTCCCGACATCCTTCACGCTGCCGATCCAAAGCTGCGACGACACCTCTCGGGCGTCGAGCCTTTCTATGCCCTCGCAGGCACCCTAACCATGTATGCCCACAACATTGAGGGTTATCGAGACATCGTCCGTCTGTTTGACGTTTTCCTAGCTCGGGAACCCGTCTTCAGCGTGTACGTATTTGCTCAAATCATCTTGGACCGCCGGCGAGAGATCTTCGAGATCGACGAGCCGGACATGCTACACGTCATCCTTGGCAAGGTTCCCTCCAAGATGGACTTGGACGAGCTCGTGGTCAAGTCGGCACAGCTCTTTGAACGTCATCCCCCCGAAACACTTCGGTACTGGAGACAGATATCAGATTCCAGTGCTCTCAAGACGGCCCGCGATGTCGAGGCCTGTGCGAGGCAGACGATGGAAGACGGCGAGGAGCTCTTTGAGGAGCAGCTCCAGGAGCTCCAATGGGCGGAAATGCAAGACCGTATCAAGTCGGCAC